DNA from Aureimonas sp. AU20:
CCGTCTTCGAGATAGGAGGGCAGTTCGTGTCCGCCGAGCGCGGGCGTCTGCAGGGATCGCGTCATGGGGCGGCGCTCCGCTGGGGGGCCAAAGAGGAGGAGGCAAGCGATCGGATATAGGCGACGAGCTTGGCCAGATCGCTTTCCGAAACGGTGCCTACGAAGCTCGGCATGATCGGCTCGAAGCCGGCGGCGATCTCGCGTCGGGGCTGGAGGATGGAGTCCCGGATATAGCGCTCGTCGGCCAGGACCTTGGTCCCGTCGCTCAAAGGGATTTCGCGCCCGTAGAGGCCGGCGAGGTCGGGCGCGTGGACGGCGGAGCGGCCGGCATGGCAGCCGGCGCAGCCCAGCTGAACGAAGAGCGCCTCGCCTTTCTTGCCGAGATCGTCGCCCTCCGGCTGCTCGGCCAGCCAGCGCGCATAGGCGTCCTTCTCCATCACGACGATCGACCCGCCCATCAGCGAGTGGTCGGTGCCGCAATATTCCGCGCAGAAGAGATGGAACGTGCCGGTGCGGTTGGCCTGGAACCAGCCCTGCGTCAGCCGTCCGGGCAGGATGTCCCGCTTG
Protein-coding regions in this window:
- the coxB gene encoding cytochrome c oxidase subunit II → MDKPIFWLPAASTQGVVVDRLFFALLALSGAVLLLVLVLLVTFAVRYRHGSKAKRGALPRLARREFEIGWTAATFFLFLFVFWWAGSANLSEFQPPSDAMEIHVTAKQWMFKTQHPNGAREINALHMPVDTPIRLAMTSEDVIHSFWVPAFRFKRDILPGRLTQGWFQANRTGTFHLFCAEYCGTDHSLMGGSIVVMEKDAYARWLAEQPEGDDLGKKGEALFVQLGCAGCHAGRSAVHAPDLAGLYGREIPLSDGTKVLADERYIRDSILQPRREIAAGFEPIMPSFVGTVSESDLAKLVAYIRSLASSSLAPQRSAAP